One Chaetodon auriga isolate fChaAug3 chromosome 14, fChaAug3.hap1, whole genome shotgun sequence genomic window carries:
- the LOC143331671 gene encoding deoxyribonuclease TATDN3 isoform X1, with translation MAAYVDCHCHISAGGFDKDIEEVIESSKKAGLLALLAVAEHAGEFEKIIELSQRFPGFIFPCLGVHPVQEVSPEQQRGATLQDLDAALPIIEKYQDHLVAIGEVGLDFTPRYVSSDTDKESQRQVLIRQAQIAKELDLPLNVHSRSAGRPTIHLLKEQGVEKALLHAFDGKPSVAMEGVKAGYFFSIPPSIIRSEQKQKLVKQLPLENICLETDSPALGPEKQVRNEPRNICISAEYISKVKGVSLQTVMEVTTQNALRLFPKIKSAIRP, from the exons ATGGCTGCATACGTTGACTGCCACTGTCATATCTCTGCGGGGGGTTTTGACAAG GACATAGAGGAGGTGATTGAGAGTTCAAAAAAG GCTGGGTTGTTGGCGCTGTTAGCCGTGGCCGAGCATGCTGGGGAATTTGAGAAGATCATTGAGTTGTCACAAAG GTTCCCAGGTTTTATATTTCCCTGCTTAGGAGTGCACCCCGTTCAGGAAGTGTCCCCAGAGCAACAGAGAGGGGCCACACTCCAG GATCTAGATGCTGCTCTACCCATAATAGAGAAATACCAAGACCACCTTGTGGCCATTGGGGAG GTTGGTTTGGATTTTACGCCCAGATATGTCAGCAGTGACACTGATAAAGAGAGCCAAAGGCAGGTCCTCATTCGCCAGGCACAGATAGCCAAAGAGCTGGATCTCCCTCT AAATGTTCACTCGCGCTCTGCAGGAAGACCCACCATCCACCTCCTGAAGGAGCAGG GTGTCGAAAAAGCCCTGCTTCACGCTTTTGACGGGAAACCATCTGTTGCCATGGAGGGAGTGAAGGCTGGGTATTTCTTCTCCATCCCACCGTCCATAATACGGAGTGAACAG AAGCAGAAACTTGTGAAACAGTTGCCATTAGAGAACATCTGTCTAGAGACCGATTCACCAGCTCTCGGTCCAGAAAAGCAG GTGAGAAATGAGCCCAGAAACATCTGTATTTCTGCTGAGTACATCAGTAAAGTCAAAGGAGTGTCGCTGCAGACGGTGATGGAGGTGACGACACAGAACGCTCTACGACTCTTTCCAAAGATAAAATCTGCCATCAGGCCATGA
- the LOC143331671 gene encoding putative deoxyribonuclease TATDN3 isoform X3, whose amino-acid sequence MAAYVDCHCHISAGGFDKDIEEVIESSKKAGLLALLAVAEHAGEFEKIIELSQRFPGFIFPCLGVHPVQEVSPEQQRGATLQDLDAALPIIEKYQDHLVAIGEVGLDFTPRYVSSDTDKESQRQVLIRQAQIAKELDLPLNVHSRSAGRPTIHLLKEQGVEKALLHAFDGKPSVAMEGVKAGYFFSIPPSIIRSEQVRNEPRNICISAEYISKVKGVSLQTVMEVTTQNALRLFPKIKSAIRP is encoded by the exons ATGGCTGCATACGTTGACTGCCACTGTCATATCTCTGCGGGGGGTTTTGACAAG GACATAGAGGAGGTGATTGAGAGTTCAAAAAAG GCTGGGTTGTTGGCGCTGTTAGCCGTGGCCGAGCATGCTGGGGAATTTGAGAAGATCATTGAGTTGTCACAAAG GTTCCCAGGTTTTATATTTCCCTGCTTAGGAGTGCACCCCGTTCAGGAAGTGTCCCCAGAGCAACAGAGAGGGGCCACACTCCAG GATCTAGATGCTGCTCTACCCATAATAGAGAAATACCAAGACCACCTTGTGGCCATTGGGGAG GTTGGTTTGGATTTTACGCCCAGATATGTCAGCAGTGACACTGATAAAGAGAGCCAAAGGCAGGTCCTCATTCGCCAGGCACAGATAGCCAAAGAGCTGGATCTCCCTCT AAATGTTCACTCGCGCTCTGCAGGAAGACCCACCATCCACCTCCTGAAGGAGCAGG GTGTCGAAAAAGCCCTGCTTCACGCTTTTGACGGGAAACCATCTGTTGCCATGGAGGGAGTGAAGGCTGGGTATTTCTTCTCCATCCCACCGTCCATAATACGGAGTGAACAG GTGAGAAATGAGCCCAGAAACATCTGTATTTCTGCTGAGTACATCAGTAAAGTCAAAGGAGTGTCGCTGCAGACGGTGATGGAGGTGACGACACAGAACGCTCTACGACTCTTTCCAAAGATAAAATCTGCCATCAGGCCATGA
- the LOC143331671 gene encoding putative deoxyribonuclease TATDN3 isoform X2, whose amino-acid sequence MAAYVDCHCHISAGGFDKDIEEVIESSKKAGLLALLAVAEHAGEFEKIIELSQRFPGFIFPCLGVHPVQEVSPEQQRGATLQDLDAALPIIEKYQDHLVAIGEVGLDFTPRYVSSDTDKESQRQVLIRQAQIAKELDLPLNVHSRSAGRPTIHLLKEQGVEKALLHAFDGKPSVAMEGVKAGYFFSIPPSIIRSEQQKLVKQLPLENICLETDSPALGPEKQVRNEPRNICISAEYISKVKGVSLQTVMEVTTQNALRLFPKIKSAIRP is encoded by the exons ATGGCTGCATACGTTGACTGCCACTGTCATATCTCTGCGGGGGGTTTTGACAAG GACATAGAGGAGGTGATTGAGAGTTCAAAAAAG GCTGGGTTGTTGGCGCTGTTAGCCGTGGCCGAGCATGCTGGGGAATTTGAGAAGATCATTGAGTTGTCACAAAG GTTCCCAGGTTTTATATTTCCCTGCTTAGGAGTGCACCCCGTTCAGGAAGTGTCCCCAGAGCAACAGAGAGGGGCCACACTCCAG GATCTAGATGCTGCTCTACCCATAATAGAGAAATACCAAGACCACCTTGTGGCCATTGGGGAG GTTGGTTTGGATTTTACGCCCAGATATGTCAGCAGTGACACTGATAAAGAGAGCCAAAGGCAGGTCCTCATTCGCCAGGCACAGATAGCCAAAGAGCTGGATCTCCCTCT AAATGTTCACTCGCGCTCTGCAGGAAGACCCACCATCCACCTCCTGAAGGAGCAGG GTGTCGAAAAAGCCCTGCTTCACGCTTTTGACGGGAAACCATCTGTTGCCATGGAGGGAGTGAAGGCTGGGTATTTCTTCTCCATCCCACCGTCCATAATACGGAGTGAACAG CAGAAACTTGTGAAACAGTTGCCATTAGAGAACATCTGTCTAGAGACCGATTCACCAGCTCTCGGTCCAGAAAAGCAG GTGAGAAATGAGCCCAGAAACATCTGTATTTCTGCTGAGTACATCAGTAAAGTCAAAGGAGTGTCGCTGCAGACGGTGATGGAGGTGACGACACAGAACGCTCTACGACTCTTTCCAAAGATAAAATCTGCCATCAGGCCATGA
- the fuca2 gene encoding plasma alpha-L-fucosidase has translation MGLLAINFVLSMLLIGSSRGRYEPTWESIDSRPLPEWFDQAKFGIFIHWGVFSVPSFGSEWFWWYWQKQKLQPYVDFMQRNYPLDFKYQDFAPQFTAEFFDAKEWTDIFASSGAKYIVLTTKHHEGFTLWGSKNSWNWNAVDVGPKRDLVDEVASAVRANSDLRLGLYHSLFEWFNPLFELDAANVFTTNYFPTTKTLPELYELIVKYKPEVLWSDGDGNAPDKYWNSTGFLAWLYNDSPVRDTVVTNDRWGYGSICTHGGYYTCADRYQPGHLLKHKWENCMTIDQKSWGYRRNARLSDYLTIEQLVWTLVETVSCGGNLLMNIGPTHDGRIAPIFEERLRQMGQWLKVNGEAIYNTTAWRAQNDTVTPKIWYTFRPQEKSIFAMLLQWPNNGSVVLNEPVATQGHTQVELLGHGSVQWQPVKPSGLRVLLPQLSSSQMPCQWAWTLKLTGAT, from the exons ATGGGTTTATTAGCCATTAATTTCGTTTTATCGATGCTGTTGATCGGCTCCAGCAGAGGAAGATACGAGCCGACTTGGGAATCCATCGACTCCAGACCGCTGCCAGAGTGGTTCGACCAGGCCAAGTTTGGCATCTTCATACACTGGGGGGTCTTCTCTGTTCCGAGCTTCGGTAGCGAGTGGTTCTG GTGGTACTGGCAGAAGCAAAAACTACAGCCGTATGTTGACTTCATGCAGAGGAATTATCCTTTAGACTTCAAGTATCAAGACTTTGCACCGCAGTTCACGGCTGAGTTCTTCGATGCCAAAGAATGGACGGACATCTTTGCCTCGTCAGGAGCAAAGTACATCGTCCTGACCACAAAACACCATGAAG GTTTCACACTATGGGGCTCAAAAAACTCCTGGAACTGGAACGCAGTGGATGTTGGCCCAAAAAGGGATCTGGTGGATGAAGTGGCGAGTGCCGTCCGTGCTAACAGTGACCTGCGTTTAGGACTGTACCATTCTCTCTTTGAGTGGTTTAATCCGCTCTTTGAACTGGACGCTGCTAACGTCTTCACTACCAACTACTTTCCTACCACTAAAACTCTGCCTGAGCTTTACGAGCTCATTGTCAAGTACAAACCAGAGGTGCTGTGGTCCGACGGGGACGGAAACGCACCTGACAAGTACTGGAACAGCACGGGTTTCTTGGCCTGGCTCTACAATGACAG TCCTGTACGAGACACAGTGGTGACGAATGATCGCTGGGGCTACGGCTCCATCTGTACCCACGGTGGGTATTACACCTGCGCTGACCGCTACCAGCCGGGACACCTGCTGAAACACAAATGGGAAAACTGCATGACCATCGACCAAAAGTCCTGGGGTTACAGACGAAACGCTCGTCTCAGTGACTACCTCACCATCGAGCAGCTTGTATGG acgtTGGTGGAGACTGTGTCCTGTGGTGGAAACCTGCTGATGAACATCGGTCCGACACACGATGGAAGGATCGCTCCCATCTTTGAGGAGCGTCTGCGGCAGATGGGTCAGTGGCTGAAGGTCAATGGGGAGGCCATCTACAACACAACAGCATGGCGGGCTCAGAATGACACCGTCACCCCCAAAATCTG GTACACTTTCAGACCACAGGAAAAAAGCATCTTTGCCATGTTACTGCAGTGGCCCAACAATGGATCTGTGGTTCTGAATGAACCTGTGGCGACACAAGGACACACTCAG GTGGAGCTCCTCGGTCACGGGTCTGTGCAGTGGCAGCCTGTAAAGCCCAGCGGACTGCGGGTTCTCCTGCCCCAGCTGTCCTCCAGCCAGATGCCATGCCAGTGGGCCTGGACGCTGAAGCTGACAGGTGCCACTTAA